TCTCGACGGCATCATGGATCGCCTGGACAGCATTGGCCTGGAGCGTCGCCTGGGTGCTCTGCAGCCGCGCTCGCTCGGCCTCCAGCTTCTGGACAGCGGCATCAGCCCGCTTCTGCAGCTCAAGCGCCGCATTCACGGCCCACTGCTGCAATTGCGCCATCTCCTCGATCTGCTCACTCAGAGCCTGCTGCCCAGCCTGTGCTGACTTGCCGAGACGGTCGGCATGATCGATCAGACCCACGATCATCATCTCGCCCGCACTGCCCTGATTCGGTTCTTGTCCCATACCTCATCTCCTCTCTATAGCCCGATGCCGAAGCCGATCTCCCGTTCGATCTTCAGCTCTTGCTCAGGTTCTTGCTTCACCGCGGCTTCCTGTGCCGGTGGCTCTGGAACCACTGCCGGCTCGCGCTCTTGCTTGTTCGCCTCATACCGCTCCCGGAAGGCCTGCAACCGCTGCTCGATCTGAGAGGACATCGATGCATCCACGGCCTGCGCCGGACCCGCCCGCTCCAGCTCTTGTTTCTCTTGGGCAGGAGAAGGCCGTTGAGTCTCTAAATGCTGCTCGGGTTTACCCTCCACCCGCTGCTCTCGCCACCGCTCGAACTGCCCCCGAAGCTGCTCGACCCGCTCGGCCACATTCTGGGCGACGGCAACCGTCCGCTCCTTTACTTCGTTCGCCAGCTCGCGCGCGGCGGCGATCAACTTGTCCAGGCGAGAGAGTTCCTGGGACGTGCGCGCCTGCACTCCGGCGATCTGCTGCTCGGCCTGTTGTTCCAGATGCTGGATCGCGCCCGCACGGTCGAGGTGCGGCGGCGCGAGCTCGGCCCGCTCCTGGCGTAATTGGTCGATCTCCGCGTGCCGCTCCATCGCGTCCGGACCAAACCCTTGAAGTGTCTTTTCCTCCCGCAGGGAGGCGAGGTCTCCACGTCCTTGCTCAGCCCAGGAGCGTGCGTCCAGGCGCTGCTCGATGCCCGCTCGCTGCATCGCGCCGTTCATCATCGCAACCCACTTCCCGCGAACCTCTTCCGGCTTGTTCTGGTCGTTCCACCCCGGGTCTTTCTTCGCCCCGTTGCGTTTGAAAAAACGCTCCTCGGGCATCTCCCGCGTGGCAGCGGTAACGGCACGCTCCGAGAACATCAGGTGCAGGTGCGGCTGCTCAATGTTGTCCTTGGCGAGCGGCGTATGGACGGCCAGCGTATAGGCAAAACGATCCCCCAGCAGCTCGCGCGTAGCTTCGCGGGCCAGCTCCTGGCGCTGCGCCGGTTCAAGCTCACGCGGTAGTGCGATCTGCAGCTCCGTATAGGTACGGCCATTCGCACGTTCATGCGCATCGGCGGCCACCCAAAACGAGTGCGGATCGGCCTGGGCAAACTCTGGCATATTGCCGAATTCAACCAGCTCCACGCCGCCGCGCTGCTGGTACTGGCCCTCGCGCGCAAGGTACCGCGCGTGCGCCGCTGCGGGCGGTGCTTGACTCGACGACTTGAAGGCGACATGCACGATAGCCATGCGGTGGTTCTTGCCTTTGCGGTTGCGGTTGTCGTTGCGGCGGCGGTTGCCTTTACTGTTGTCCTTGCGGTTGCTGTCGCCTCTGCTCACCGCAGGTGCGCATAGTTTGTGAAACAAACTAGGTATCGCGCATTTAGTCGCTAACAACCGTTTACGATTCCATGCTGTCTATTGTAAGCTGAAGCTCATGGCTAAAGCTAATCCAAAGAGCATTCAGGAACTCGAAGCACAGAAAAAAGCGATTAAAGAAGCAGCGGCGGCAGAGGTTGCAGCCATTCGCAAAGCCACAGCGGAGAAGGTTGCGGCACTTAAGAGCAGCGAGCGACGGCTACGAGCCTTAGACATCCGGGAACAGAAGCGGCGAGAGAATCACGCCAAGATCCTCGTCGGCGTGGCTATGATTCATCAGTGCCAGATCTCAGAGGGTTCGGCTGGCAAGTTCAAGGCGCTGCTCGAAGAGTTCTATTCCGACTCGCCAGAGCGGCTCAAGGCTTCCCTCTTCGGATTGACACTAACCGTTAATAAACCAGCCAGCGATCAGGAACATGACTGAGAGAGAAAAATCTAGATGACTAAAACACAACGGGTGCCACTTAAGAATGTTCGTTTGTCTCCGAAGGTCGTGCTTTCCAGCGCTACACTCTTGCTGCATCAAGACCATATTTCGGACGGTCTCGGCGGCCAATTACCGGGGATGAGAAGCTGGGAAATTTCCGTGCCTTCGGGTTTGCCTCTTGATCTGTTCATGAGTGGCGACCAGCTCACTTTTGAGGCTGGGGAATATTCAGGTCGATGCTTTGCAAAGAACAACACAACACTTCAGGGAACAGGGCCTGTAAAAGGTCTGGCATAACTGAGCTGTGGAAAAGACGGCAAGGTGCCGCCTTGGAAAACGCCCAAAAGCGTTTCCCACTTTGCCCACAGCTCCGGCGACGGGAAGTTTTAGGAAGCGTGCAGGTCGATATTGATCGACCCATCCGGGAAGTCTGCTCGCAACTCGAGCGTGCCTCCCAGAGCCTCGACGTACTCGCGCAGGGTGCTGAGGTACATATCGGTGCGGCCTTCAAGCTTGGAGACGGAACCCTGATCGACATGCAGACGTTCCGCTACGGCTACCTGGGTCAAGCTGCGAGCCTTCCGCATCTTGTCCAGCGGCATCGACGCTAGCGTTTCTTCCAGGCGTGCATCCAGGCGTGCCTGGCTCTCCAGCGGCATTTCTCCACGAATCTTTGCCCAGCTCTTCATCCCAGTTCCTCCAGGTGCTTCGCATAGATCTTCTCGGCCTGCGGTATGGCTTTCTCATACCATCGGCCATCGCCGGTCTTATCGCCTCCCAGCAATAGCAGCGCCACGCGCCGGGGATCGAAGGCATACAGCACGCGATAGGGACGGCCTTCATGCTGCACCCGAAGCTCTTTCAAGTTCGGGAAGCGTGATCCCTTCAGCGTGTCGGCATGAGGCCGAGACAGGGCTGGCCCCAGCTCGGCAAGTAGATCGAACCCATGACCAACGCTTTCCTGTTCAGTTTGGGTGAGCGTGTTCCACCAGGCCTCGCACTCTTCGGTCAGCTCTACATCCCACGCCATAACCAAGCATGGCATGAAAGCCATATGGCTGCAAGTGCATATTTTAGAACTAGGGCTTTGCGTAGCTTCGCTATCGCGCCGCTCTTGTCTTTTGGACAGCCTCCTAGGTCGTCTGAGCCCTGTCAGCCTGCTGTGGGTGCCTTACTGTGCGTTCGGCGATGGGTTTAGATCGTTAGCCGCGACTGCTAAACCAACCTCACTCTCATGAGAAAGGTTTTGCTTTTGTTGTTGCTTCTGCAGGGTTTGGGGCGCAGCTCCAAGAAATGGGCCGTTAGGCCCTCAGTTCGCGTCCAAAGGACGTGCTCCGTTTGTTTTCCACGGATTCACCGTTTCCAGCCACCCTACATCCTGCTATTCCTCTTGTTCTTCTTGTACTTCTTGACTTCCTTATATGCAGAGCCAAACTGCCCCCGGAAGTCCCCAAAACTGCCCCCGGAAGTCCCCTTTTTCGCCCCCGGAAGTCCCCTTTGCTGCCCCCGGAAGTCCCCTTCGAAAGTGAGTTATTCGAGGAGGATCTGTGGATTGCTGCAATCCCGGTGGAGACCGCCTATGCCCCCGGAAGTCCCCTAGCTCTAAATAAAATATGTCTTTTATTTACAATGATATAAGCATTTTACCGCCCCCGGAAGTCCCCTACAGTCTTCGGGTGTTTGTCGCTTCTACTAGTAAATAACGACCAGCTCTCGGTTTCCCCACCGATAATCCCGTGGACAGTGCTTCGGCATTGACCTCGGGCCAGAGAGTGCGCAGACAAGCAATGGCCTCTACAAACCTTTCCCGGATGCGCCGTTCCTTCTTGTCGTCCTGCCACACCTGTTGCCGCAGGTACTCCCACTTGATAAGGCTAGTGCTTTCAGCCGCGTAGCAACGCCAGTATAGAAAGACCACCAGGTCCTGCAGCTGCGATTGCTTTCGGGTGGCTCGAATAATCTCCGCCGGAACGGGTACATGATGGGCGAGAAGGTCTTTGAAAAACTTGTCGTCGATCTCGACCCCGTAGACGATTTTGTCAGTCAGGGGGAGCATCGCGGAGCCATTTGTCTCTGCCCTGACGTCGATGCTTGTGGGCAGGTGGTACTCGCCGATGATTGGCATCACTCGCCCGCTGTAGCTGTCCGCTGTCTTACGTTCGACACCGATAGTGAGACCTGCGATTCGTCTGAAGCGTTCACGAAGATCCCGCCGATTCTTTCCCCCGGTCGCTAGGTTCATCGTGTTTAGAAACTCTGTCGCCGTCTCCCAACTCACAAAACGGGAGCCTGTCTTGACTGCCCTATCCATGAGGAAATGTAAGAGCGTTCGATCGCTTCCATACGGCATCGCCGCTTCAAGAGCCGTGCTAAACGTGACCGCTACCGTACTGCCGTCGCCCAGCCGCGCCTTACGCGTAAAGTGCCGCTCCGTGGTCGGCTGATAAGGAAGCCCGCAAAGAATGAGAGCCTGGGAGACCTGGAAAATCTCCTCGGAAAGCACGCCTTCATCGCGTTTCTCACGGATGCCAGCGAACCGGGCCGCGCGACGACTCACGGCAAGATGCTTCTCTGCCGCGTGGTCACGCTTGGAAATCGAGTTTGGTCCGGTCGGTGCTGCCATGTACTGCCACCCCTCAACTAATGCAGGCGTTACGCTTTAGGGCCTTCCGCTGGCCAACGCTCCTCGATCATCTGGCGGAGGACAGAAGCCATCCTGACCCCCTTCATCGTGCAATCAACCATGACGCGACGATGGAGAGACTTAGGTAAATCGAAAGTGATCCGGGAGGTAGGTTCGGCACTTCCCTTCTCTGCTGCTGGTTCTGTCGGCGCAGCTGTTCCATTCACCCATTCGTCTGCCGCTACGCTGGATGGCTGAGGCTTCGCCGGTATCAATCCTGATTTAGCCATTGGTGGTCATCTCCCTAATTTCTGCTGCCAGCTTCTGAATCTCCCGCGCTGCCTGCCCCTTCGGCTCCGTCTCAACGACGGTCAACCCACGCGCTGAACTTTCGACGAACGCCACCCGTTGCCCGACTTCAGTAAGAAATATGGGACTTTCAGGAAAAGCCGCCGAGAGAGACTGACGAAAGTCACGACTTATCGCCGTACCTGCGCTTTTACGATTCACCGCAAAAGCGTATTTGAGGTTCGGTTTGTACATTTGAGCTTCGGCAATTAGATCGGTAATTTTCTTTGCGCTCCAGATGTCAAAAGCCGACGGCTGAACAGGGATTACGACTAGATCGCTTGCCATGATCGCGGACTTGGCAACGTCGAATACAAGCGGCGGTCCGTCTATGAATGTCCATTCATAAGGGGCTGACAAGGTAGGCATGTCGCGGTGAAGAGTGTTCTTGGGAATGCCTACTACCGGAAATAAAGGTTCGCCCGTCCTGGTTGCGCTCCAGTCGAGAGCCGTAGCTTGCGGATCGGCGTCGATGTACTGAACGCGCTCTCCTGCGCTGGCGAACACAGCGGCCAAGTTGGTCGCCAGTGTGGTCTTTCCCACTCCGCCTTTTTGGTTGAGAACTGCAACTACGGGCATATCGCCGCCTTTACGGTGATGAGGTATTGCGATAAACCGACGTTACGCTTTTACGGCGTTACGGTCAAACGTAAGGCGAGACCACCTGATACAGGCTCGGAAATTTGGAGGTTGTCGAAAACCCGACTTTGCAGGCGATACTTTTTGACAGAGACATCTATGCGATCTGCGAAAAAGCGCCTACGCCGACTGCACGCTCCATACGTAATCAGCGGGGGCATCATGTTGCTATGGCTAACTGGTTGCGCTAAGAAGTCGGTGTCGGTGGCTCAGGCTGCTGGTTCTTACGAATATCATTTGGCAAACCGCGCCCAAGGAGTTGTCTGCTTTGAACTCAACCCGGATGGCTCTTACAAACTCGGCAACGCGAAAGAAGCACTCGGAAGCATATCGATGACTGGAGCTTTGCGGGAGCAAAGGTGGACGCTCGGGGGTGGAACCGATCATCAAGAACTGTGGATTGGTAAGGCTTCGCTTCCAATCGAACGCACTCGCTCGTCCATCAGGGTGACCGTTGACGACGATACAGCCATGTATTGCGATCGCCCAGTTTCGAGCCGGTAAAGCTGCACTCCCGCCAAACAGTTGTTATCGGTAACTTCGTTCAACTCGGGCCGTGGAAGCACTGAGATTGTCGCTGTCGGCCCTCTGTTACATTCTTTCTACGGACGTAGAAGAAATGGCTTTCGGGCTTCGGTATTCTGTCGCGTAGACCTAACGAGGATCAAATCCATGCGCAAACTTATCTTCTGGACCAGCGTTCTTTCTGGAGTTGCTGCCGCGTACTTTCTCTACAAGAAAGGTGTTCCTACGGGAACGATTGCTTCAGAGGTGATTGCTCATCCGATCGGCACTTTACTACACGAGCTTTCGCCCAATCCTGCCAGTTAGAGCAATCCAAATCGTGACTTAGCAATGTTTAGAGATGAGCTAAAACCCTCTTCAGCATGGCTTGGAAAGCTTCGTCCTCCACGACTCTAAGTTCCTTTAGTCGCTCGGGGGCTTCCACATGCCAGTCCAATAGATAGTGCAGGTTGGCGACCGTCTCCAGAAATGGCAACAACTCTGTCGCGAGTTCTCTGGCGGGCCTATCGCCGTTTGGGAGCGGAATATCCATCACCTTTCGGATGACGGTCGTCCCGAACGCGTTGTGCCGAGGTCGGCCGCTATCACCTGAGCATGGTCTTGTTCAACAAAGCACGGTCATTTACCCTTCAAGCTCACCTATGTCTCACTCATTGAAAGTGATCTGTGTCGGCACACCCTCAGAGTTGCTCCAAAGCCGCCAGTTTGTCTTGCAGTCGGCCGGATATGACACCACCTGTGTTGCCGTTTCTGAAGCCTTAACCCTTCTTCTTACAGGCGTATTCGATTTCATGATCATTTCAGTGACCGTCATCGAAGGCGATCGGCTCGCTTTACGCCGAGCCGCTGGAGAAGCAATGAGAATCGTTCAGCTAGCTACTTTTACCGATCCCGGTGAGCTGTTGGCGCTCCTTCGCCGCCCTTGATCCAGCCTGTGCCTGAATGCTAGGCCACCCTCGCGTGACTACCAACATAAAGGACGTTACGTTACGGCGACTCCTTCCTATTGCCAACCTGTTAACCTCAAGTGATGGAATACCCTCTCTCGATCACCAGCATCGTCGAAACCGATCACGAGGGAAGGCAGCTCAGAAGCAAAGTTACCCACGTGATGGCCACAGCTGACCTTGGGCCATTCGCTTCCTTTGGGTTCCCTGCCTTCTTCTTTGGAAAACTCGTGGATGTTTCTGAAGAACAGATTCTCTACTTCAAACATGCTCCGGGCGTCGACGTTATCTTCCGAGGAGGGGGCTACAAGTTCGAGGATCTGGAGAAAAACGGCGTCTTCAAGCTCGTCAAGATCTCCTGAGAGAAGCTTAACTACTATCGGAAGAATCAGACAGCTTGAGATTGGAACGGAGGAAGAGATGCAACTTTCTGTCATGCTGGGGTATACGCTAACCATCCACTCTCAATCAGACACTTTTCCGTATTAATAGACTTGGTATTCCTGTATTCTGACGCAAGATGAGGAAGCCTAAAGAACCTATTTCTACGAAGAAGCCCGTCCGGAGAGCAGGGACGGGCCTGCAGATAGGATACCTGCGCGTCAGTGCCGTCGACCAGAATGAACTTCGGCAGTTGGAAGGCCTCAAACTCGACAAGACGTTCACCGATAAAGCGTCTGGGAAAGACGTTCATCGTCCGCAATTTGAGCTTCTGCTGTCCTTCATCCGGGAAGGCGACACCCTGATCTGTCATTCCATGGACCGGCTGGCTCGCAACCTGGACGACCTGCGACGGATTGTCCTGGAGTTGACCCGGCGCGGCGTCCATGTCCAATTCCGCAAAGAGCAGCTGACCTTTACCGGCGAAGACTCACCAATGGCCAATCTCCTGCTGAGTGTCATGGGCGCCTTTGCTCAATTTGAACGGGAGCTTATCCGAGAACGGCAACGAGAGGGAATTGCCCTGGCGAAGAAGCGGGGTGCCTATGTTGGACGGAAACGCGCACTGACACCCGCCCAAGCCGTGACTTTGCTGAAGCGGGTAGCTGACGGCGAATCGAAGACGGCTCTTGCTCGGGAGCTTGGCCTGACGCGGGACACGATCTACCGTTACATGAGGCGATCAATATCAAGTAAGTCAGCAGGGAAGAAGGGCCAGCAATGACGGATTATGGAATGGATGCTTTGGCATTCGAAGAGTACGGCCTCGGTTATCGTGCGAGACTAGCCGGCATAATGCTGTTGGAGGGTGCAACGCCGGTCTGGCGCAGTGGGTGGGAAGATGCGGATACGGACCGTTTAGAATCGGCACGGCATCGCAAGGTCGTGGACGAGGGTTTGGAAGACAGCTATGAGGCGCCTGGGGCGTCCTCTTCGACGCCGGTCGAGAGGCACGGCTTCATGGGATCGGCTTCGATGAGGGACGGACGCAGCCCTGGCAGGCCGGTTGGGTGAAGACTGACATCCGCGTGGGTGTGGCAGGATCGAAGATTAAAGGATGAAGAAGGGTATCCAACGCGCATTGCACTGCCGGTGTGGACGGGAGAAGATCCTAGCCCAGGGTATGTGCTCAACCTGCTACACGCTAAAGCGGCAGGACGAGGCCTATTTCGGCGGCTTCAGGGAGCTGGTTCTGGAACGAGACGGCTATGCCTGCAGGGTGTGTGGAGCGTCCGGACGCCGAAAGCGCTCGATCGTTGTCCATCACCGGGTACCCGGCAAGTCAATCCTCCATCTGATGATCTCGCTCTGTCCTGCGTGTCAAGCCAAGGTGAGCCGTACCAGGGCCGTCCTTTCCCACATGCCGCCACTCTTGTTGGAACTGTGGCGCGAACAGCATCCACGAGCTCATGAACAAACGGCGCTGAACTTCAAAGTACGACCTCAGCCCTTCAAAGGAACCGCTCTTTGAGGAGGAAAGGGAAGCGGCTAGTACTTCTGCTGGTTCGTAGGCTGAGGTGCCGACATTGCCGCAACGCCGCTTTCCGCCAAAACGATCGCAGAACCATAGAGTGGTCAATCTGAGCAGCTCTGAGCTTGTTGCCGCCATTTGAGAGCTATACGCTGCATTTGGCAGGTACACTTGTCCCGAAATCCATCGAATGTTGCCTCTGCGGCTGTACCAAGCCGGACGCAACGGCGCACCTAATAGCGATTTCCCTGGGCGACCTAAGATTTGCGGTTTTGTTCGAATTGGTGATCACGGCAGAGTTCGAAACGTCTCGGCTACTGTTTCGAGTCACCCTCACGTACGGAGTATCCGTCTGGGATTCGGAACAACTCTGGATCTGGTTCTACCCTTCTTAGATCCTTAAATTCCAACTTCTTCAGACCTTGTACAGGATCATCAATGATCGTGAGCAACGCCAGCTTCAGTTCCGGGGAGTACCAGCTTTGGATGGTTATCTTCAGTTCTTTTGAGTTCCCATCCGCTCCCGCGGGCAGCGTTCTGACCGCCTTTGACCCGCGCGTCAACACTCCCATGACGATCTGTGGAGCCAGATCCTCGCTGTGGTACTTCAGCCTCTCCTGAGGCGTTGGGCCCAGGTAGACATCAAGTCCCTCCGATTCTGACCTTCTGTCCTGTCTGGCAGGCTTCGGCTCACTGAAGTGCTTCATGGTCGCTGTCTTTCCGCATGTGCACCAAGACACTTCAGCTCGGGTATCCGGATCGTAGATCATGACTTCGAAGCGCTCGCCTTTGTTCGGCTGTAAAGGGTCTGAAGGCAGCTTCCACTTATAGAATGTTCTTCCCTGCGAATCACGTGCTAAATACGATTCTGATTCATGCTGGATCTCCGTACCGTCAGCTAATTTCTGATAGCTGGTCACCACGCGGCGCGACGTATACGGCTCGCGGGTGGTCGGAATGGGTGCTGGTCGATTCCCGTCCTGAGCGATCGCGAGAGATGCGGAAAGGGCTACTGTGATCCACTTGTACCTTAGCAAGAGAAACCTCCACTGCACACAGGCGTCACTCAGTTAACTTTATAAACAATTATGCAGCAGATGACTGCATAGTTGTTCCTTCCCTTGGTGGCGACGCGCCAAGATAGCGGCAGCTCAAGAAACGGAAGTTTATATACATTTAGTGGTGAGCCGAGCTGAGTCTAAAAGGTTTTGATTTCATCGAGAGCGTAACGCAATAGGGTTGATGAGATTGGCGCAAGAGATGAGTAACAGCATGCCGCAGGCAGAGAGCGTTGCGAATAGCGCGGAGCGGATGCCGGTACCGACCTCGTGATCGGCAAAAGGCGTGAGCAACAGAGCGAAACTAGCAGGATACAAGGTTTCTTCTTCCTGTCCAGGCGTTGCCCTTGCCTCTGTGCAGGCACCTGCGTTATTGCTTGGGCAGCAACGTCTTCGCCAGTTCCGTCACCACCCACTTCTGTTCCGGTGTAAGCGCGAATTATGAAACACAAATGGCTTAGCGGGCTTCGCTGAAAAGTGAGGGCACGTTCGGATACTTTTCAAACTGCTTAGAGAACTGAGAGCCGGAAGAGAGCGCCAGAGTCCCATCTTCCTTGGAAGGCAACGGTTCGGTCTCAGCTCCATACTCGTAAACATGGCCGATAAGTGGTTTCAGGAAGAGTAGATATTTCCGGTTAAGAGCCATCTGTACCGACGTGTTCTGGGTGATTGCAACGCCATCCACCTTTGTGCTGCCCCCGCGAACCCGAACAAGAATTTCGTTCTCACCTAGATTCTTGTAGGCCGTGGGTATTGCAATCTCTGCCGTCTTCTCACGCGGGTCCGAGGACGCAGTC
This sequence is a window from Granulicella arctica. Protein-coding genes within it:
- a CDS encoding MobA/MobL family protein, which encodes MSRGDSNRKDNSKGNRRRNDNRNRKGKNHRMAIVHVAFKSSSQAPPAAAHARYLAREGQYQQRGGVELVEFGNMPEFAQADPHSFWVAADAHERANGRTYTELQIALPRELEPAQRQELAREATRELLGDRFAYTLAVHTPLAKDNIEQPHLHLMFSERAVTAATREMPEERFFKRNGAKKDPGWNDQNKPEEVRGKWVAMMNGAMQRAGIEQRLDARSWAEQGRGDLASLREEKTLQGFGPDAMERHAEIDQLRQERAELAPPHLDRAGAIQHLEQQAEQQIAGVQARTSQELSRLDKLIAAARELANEVKERTVAVAQNVAERVEQLRGQFERWREQRVEGKPEQHLETQRPSPAQEKQELERAGPAQAVDASMSSQIEQRLQAFRERYEANKQEREPAVVPEPPAQEAAVKQEPEQELKIEREIGFGIGL
- a CDS encoding helix-turn-helix domain-containing protein, whose product is MKSWAKIRGEMPLESQARLDARLEETLASMPLDKMRKARSLTQVAVAERLHVDQGSVSKLEGRTDMYLSTLREYVEALGGTLELRADFPDGSINIDLHAS
- a CDS encoding type II toxin-antitoxin system RelE/ParE family toxin is translated as MPCLVMAWDVELTEECEAWWNTLTQTEQESVGHGFDLLAELGPALSRPHADTLKGSRFPNLKELRVQHEGRPYRVLYAFDPRRVALLLLGGDKTGDGRWYEKAIPQAEKIYAKHLEELG
- a CDS encoding replication initiation protein, which gives rise to MAAPTGPNSISKRDHAAEKHLAVSRRAARFAGIREKRDEGVLSEEIFQVSQALILCGLPYQPTTERHFTRKARLGDGSTVAVTFSTALEAAMPYGSDRTLLHFLMDRAVKTGSRFVSWETATEFLNTMNLATGGKNRRDLRERFRRIAGLTIGVERKTADSYSGRVMPIIGEYHLPTSIDVRAETNGSAMLPLTDKIVYGVEIDDKFFKDLLAHHVPVPAEIIRATRKQSQLQDLVVFLYWRCYAAESTSLIKWEYLRQQVWQDDKKERRIRERFVEAIACLRTLWPEVNAEALSTGLSVGKPRAGRYLLVEATNTRRL
- the parA gene encoding ParA family partition ATPase, which translates into the protein MPVVAVLNQKGGVGKTTLATNLAAVFASAGERVQYIDADPQATALDWSATRTGEPLFPVVGIPKNTLHRDMPTLSAPYEWTFIDGPPLVFDVAKSAIMASDLVVIPVQPSAFDIWSAKKITDLIAEAQMYKPNLKYAFAVNRKSAGTAISRDFRQSLSAAFPESPIFLTEVGQRVAFVESSARGLTVVETEPKGQAAREIQKLAAEIREMTTNG
- a CDS encoding recombinase family protein, translated to MRKPKEPISTKKPVRRAGTGLQIGYLRVSAVDQNELRQLEGLKLDKTFTDKASGKDVHRPQFELLLSFIREGDTLICHSMDRLARNLDDLRRIVLELTRRGVHVQFRKEQLTFTGEDSPMANLLLSVMGAFAQFERELIRERQREGIALAKKRGAYVGRKRALTPAQAVTLLKRVADGESKTALARELGLTRDTIYRYMRRSISSKSAGKKGQQ